From the genome of Pelobacter propionicus DSM 2379, one region includes:
- a CDS encoding ParA family protein, which yields MQSFPYIITIASEKGGVGKTTLATNLAIYLAAMRTDLPVTIFSFDNHFTIDHMFEIKGQKQKGSVQDFLMGAQAATLAHTGQYGVDYIPSSADLGQVLGRFTGPMTLARMLAESGLSGIVIIDTRPDLNPLTQNALYAADRVIIPVKDMPSLENCKNIFALFDRHGMDKKTLALLPCLIDSRIKFDGVFRDQKTLLRAFAANRGYRSLDCFISKSPKVESLNTNPDGKIYPILTHARGTEVHGQFARITRDVLRSFDATPEPRSCLYARWLAEKEGQKKESYLARLEGLAERCLICGAVLTEKPQGRGYYYESSDRAVRGFLHRDCFADMLCGTLYGLYNGSQAHSAARAVIAEKASRSVSLFLPREQEGSYTLDFMQFTQAGELAFQKEFPLAGFAEGQFDGLHDRLYLFLNEGLSGFEGKLRQGEWLTVHAVDPRNPEQVLHEQNYRQLLKLQARIGDQLRA from the coding sequence ATGCAGAGTTTTCCCTACATCATCACCATCGCCTCGGAAAAAGGGGGAGTGGGCAAAACCACCCTGGCCACCAACCTGGCCATCTATCTGGCGGCCATGCGCACGGACCTGCCGGTCACCATATTCTCCTTCGACAACCACTTCACCATCGATCACATGTTCGAAATCAAGGGGCAGAAGCAGAAAGGGAGCGTACAGGATTTCCTCATGGGAGCGCAGGCTGCCACCCTGGCCCACACCGGACAGTACGGCGTCGACTACATCCCCTCCTCCGCCGATCTGGGTCAGGTCCTGGGCCGCTTCACGGGACCCATGACCCTGGCGCGCATGCTGGCCGAATCCGGCCTGTCCGGCATCGTGATCATCGACACCCGCCCCGACCTCAACCCCCTGACCCAGAACGCGCTCTACGCCGCCGACCGGGTGATAATACCGGTCAAGGACATGCCCAGCCTGGAGAACTGCAAGAACATCTTCGCCCTGTTCGACCGGCACGGCATGGACAAGAAGACCCTGGCGCTGCTCCCCTGCCTGATCGACTCACGCATCAAGTTCGACGGGGTCTTCAGGGACCAGAAGACCCTGCTGAGGGCATTTGCGGCCAACCGCGGCTACCGTTCCCTGGATTGCTTCATCTCCAAGAGCCCCAAGGTGGAGAGCCTGAACACCAATCCGGACGGAAAAATCTACCCGATCCTGACCCATGCCCGCGGAACCGAGGTGCATGGCCAGTTCGCCCGGATCACCCGCGATGTGCTGCGCTCCTTCGATGCCACCCCCGAACCGCGCTCCTGCCTCTACGCCCGCTGGCTGGCGGAGAAGGAGGGGCAGAAGAAGGAATCGTACCTGGCCCGCCTGGAGGGGCTGGCGGAACGCTGCCTGATCTGCGGTGCTGTGCTTACGGAAAAACCCCAGGGACGCGGCTACTACTACGAGTCATCGGACCGGGCCGTGCGCGGTTTCCTGCACAGGGACTGTTTCGCCGACATGCTGTGCGGAACGCTGTACGGCCTCTACAACGGCTCCCAGGCCCACAGCGCGGCCCGGGCAGTGATCGCGGAAAAGGCCAGCAGATCGGTCTCGCTGTTCCTGCCCCGCGAACAGGAGGGATCGTACACCCTTGACTTCATGCAGTTCACCCAGGCGGGAGAACTGGCCTTCCAGAAGGAGTTCCCCCTGGCCGGCTTTGCCGAGGGACAGTTCGATGGGCTGCATGACCGCCTGTACCTCTTCCTGAACGAGGGACTTTCCGGGTTTGAAGGCAAACTGCGCCAGGGGGAATGGCTGACCGTTCATGCAGTGGACCCCCGCAACCCGGAGCAGGTGCTGCACGAGCAGAACTACCGCCAGCTGCTGAAACTCCAGGCCCGCATAGGCGACCAGCTGAGAGCCTAA
- a CDS encoding S41 family peptidase, with amino-acid sequence MVSMGSKKRRVFAGLVIAMATLVIFIGISSQPRSRAEAQGSDYESIELFTDVMAIIKKSYVEEVDTKKLIYGAINGMLASLDPHSSFMSPETYKEMKIDTKGAFGGLGIEITVKDGVLIVIAPIEDTPAFKAGIKAGDHIFKIDGKFTKDMNINDAVKRMRGPKGTKVVLSIMREGFDKPKDFTLTRDIIQVKSVRYRMLEDGFGYVRIAQFQEKTDDDLVKALKALEDEAKKPLSGLVLDLRNDPGGLLDQAVRVADHFVSEGLIVYTEGREKDAKMQFSARKGAKEPNYPIVILINGGSASASEIVAGALQDHKRAIIMGTQSFGKGSVQTIIPLADESGLRLTTARYFTPNGRSIQAKGITPDIVVERLELPRQSDKKEGFNIRERDLENHFQNGDESEGSTVTDKKDDRKDKQLSTKPEDNLKNDYQVMRALDLLKGWEIFKKIGSSK; translated from the coding sequence ATGGTCAGCATGGGCAGTAAAAAAAGACGGGTTTTTGCGGGGTTGGTCATTGCCATGGCCACATTGGTGATTTTTATCGGTATCAGCTCCCAGCCCCGTTCCAGGGCAGAGGCACAGGGGAGCGATTACGAATCCATCGAGTTGTTCACCGATGTCATGGCCATCATCAAGAAGAGTTATGTGGAGGAGGTGGACACCAAGAAGCTTATCTACGGCGCCATCAACGGCATGCTGGCATCCCTTGATCCCCACAGCTCCTTCATGTCTCCCGAAACCTACAAGGAGATGAAGATCGATACCAAGGGTGCCTTCGGCGGTCTGGGGATCGAGATTACCGTCAAGGATGGTGTCCTGATTGTCATCGCGCCCATCGAGGACACGCCCGCCTTCAAGGCCGGCATCAAGGCCGGTGACCACATCTTCAAGATCGATGGCAAGTTCACCAAGGACATGAATATCAACGATGCGGTCAAGCGCATGCGCGGCCCCAAGGGAACCAAGGTGGTGCTGAGCATCATGCGCGAGGGATTCGACAAGCCCAAGGACTTCACCCTGACCCGCGACATCATCCAGGTCAAGAGTGTCCGCTACCGCATGCTGGAAGACGGTTTCGGGTATGTGCGCATCGCCCAGTTCCAGGAGAAGACCGACGATGACCTGGTCAAGGCGCTCAAGGCGCTGGAGGACGAGGCAAAGAAACCGCTCTCCGGGTTGGTGCTCGACCTGCGCAACGACCCGGGCGGACTGCTGGACCAGGCGGTCAGGGTGGCCGACCACTTCGTCAGCGAGGGCTTGATCGTCTACACCGAGGGGCGTGAGAAAGACGCCAAGATGCAGTTTTCGGCCAGAAAGGGGGCCAAGGAGCCCAACTACCCCATCGTTATCCTGATCAACGGCGGCAGCGCCAGCGCCTCCGAGATCGTGGCCGGCGCACTGCAGGACCACAAGCGCGCCATCATCATGGGAACCCAGAGTTTCGGCAAGGGATCGGTGCAGACCATCATCCCGCTTGCCGATGAATCCGGCCTGCGCCTGACGACCGCCCGCTACTTCACCCCCAATGGCCGCTCGATCCAGGCCAAGGGGATCACCCCGGATATCGTGGTGGAGCGCCTGGAATTGCCCCGTCAGAGCGACAAGAAGGAAGGTTTCAATATCCGTGAGAGGGATCTGGAGAACCACTTCCAGAACGGCGATGAGTCTGAGGGATCCACGGTAACCGACAAGAAGGATGACCGGAAGGATAAACAGCTTTCCACCAAACCCGAGGACAACCTGAAGAACGATTACCAGGTCATGCGAGCACTGGATCTGCTCAAAGGGTGGGAGATCTTCAAGAAGATCGGCTCTTCCAAGTAG
- a CDS encoding exodeoxyribonuclease VII small subunit, protein MATEKFETALKKLEEIVRRLEGGSLSLDESLKAFEEGVRHASFCSKKLDEAERRVEVLLKRKDGSFSREPFQPDE, encoded by the coding sequence ATGGCAACGGAAAAATTTGAAACAGCCCTGAAAAAACTGGAGGAAATCGTGCGCCGCCTGGAAGGAGGCTCGCTCTCCCTGGACGAATCCCTCAAAGCCTTCGAAGAGGGGGTCAGGCACGCCTCTTTCTGCTCCAAGAAACTGGACGAGGCCGAGCGCCGCGTGGAGGTGCTGCTGAAGCGCAAGGACGGCAGCTTCAGCCGCGAGCCGTTTCAGCCGGATGAGTAA
- the xseA gene encoding exodeoxyribonuclease VII large subunit produces MDLFSEKIILTVSRLTSLLRDVLEENFQQVWVQGEVSNFSSPSSGHFYFSLKDSGAQLRCVMFKGAARNLKFRPGDGMALIARGRISVYDQRGDYQLICEYLEPAGVGALQAAFQQLKERLAREGLFDQAHKRHLPFFPRRLGVITSATGAAIHDILNVLRRRFASLEILLYPVRVQGEGAGLEIARAVEEMNRLQMADVLIVGRGGGSLEDLWAFNEEVLARALYRSAIPVISAVGHETDWTIADFVADLRAPTPSAAAELVVASADELRGRVEGLEHRLGLAMESRLSTLESRVASLRRLLADPSATLGHLAQRVDDLTERLELGLHNGVMRLKERFDRLDRLLMQHSPLARVEQLRQRLLLLVSHGERSMLLRLEGDKQAFGAAAARLEVLSPLATLSRGYSITSRQQDGRVISDASQLKMGELLDVRLRHGAAHCRVEGVQLPTEPKPLTHADDSEILSDQSRNDHGNGKI; encoded by the coding sequence ATGGATCTCTTTTCCGAAAAGATTATTCTCACGGTCAGTCGGCTGACCTCCCTGCTGCGGGACGTGCTGGAGGAGAATTTCCAGCAGGTCTGGGTGCAGGGGGAAGTCTCCAACTTCTCCAGCCCCTCCTCGGGGCACTTCTACTTCTCCCTCAAGGACAGTGGCGCTCAGCTGCGCTGCGTGATGTTCAAGGGTGCGGCCCGCAACCTGAAATTCCGACCCGGCGACGGCATGGCGCTGATCGCCCGGGGACGCATCTCGGTCTATGACCAGCGCGGCGACTACCAGTTGATCTGCGAGTACCTGGAGCCAGCCGGCGTGGGCGCCCTGCAGGCTGCCTTCCAGCAGCTGAAAGAACGCCTGGCCCGGGAAGGGCTCTTCGATCAGGCCCACAAGCGGCATCTGCCGTTCTTCCCCCGCCGCCTGGGGGTGATCACCTCGGCCACCGGCGCGGCCATCCACGACATCCTCAACGTACTCAGGCGACGCTTCGCCTCCCTGGAGATCCTGCTCTACCCGGTGCGGGTGCAGGGGGAGGGGGCTGGACTGGAGATCGCCCGGGCCGTTGAGGAGATGAATCGCCTGCAGATGGCCGACGTACTGATCGTCGGCCGGGGGGGCGGCTCACTGGAAGACCTGTGGGCCTTCAACGAGGAGGTGCTGGCCCGGGCCCTGTACCGCTCCGCTATTCCGGTCATCTCAGCCGTTGGGCACGAGACCGACTGGACTATCGCTGACTTCGTGGCCGACCTGCGCGCCCCCACCCCCTCGGCAGCGGCTGAGCTGGTGGTGGCCAGCGCCGACGAGCTGCGCGGCAGAGTGGAAGGGCTGGAGCACCGCCTGGGGTTGGCCATGGAGTCCCGTCTCTCAACCCTGGAGTCGCGGGTGGCCTCCCTGCGGCGCCTGCTGGCCGACCCCAGCGCCACCCTGGGGCATCTGGCCCAGCGGGTGGACGACCTGACCGAGCGGCTGGAGTTGGGCCTGCACAACGGCGTCATGCGGCTGAAGGAACGCTTCGACCGTCTCGATCGCCTGCTGATGCAGCACTCCCCGCTCGCCAGGGTGGAACAGCTACGCCAGCGTCTGCTGCTCCTGGTGTCGCACGGCGAACGCTCCATGCTGTTGCGCCTGGAGGGGGATAAACAGGCGTTCGGTGCCGCTGCCGCCCGCCTGGAGGTGCTTTCCCCCCTGGCTACCCTGTCGCGCGGCTACTCCATCACCAGCCGCCAGCAGGACGGCAGGGTGATCAGCGACGCCTCCCAGCTCAAGATGGGGGAACTTTTGGACGTCAGGCTGCGCCATGGCGCGGCCCACTGCCGGGTGGAGGGGGTGCAACTGCCGACCGAGCCCAAACCCTTGACGCATGCCGACGATTCTGAAATACTGTCCGATCAATCAAGGAACGACCATGGCAACGGAAAAATTTGA
- the ftsE gene encoding cell division ATP-binding protein FtsE, which translates to MIQLHNVFLSYQKDATALNNISLRIAKGEFVFLTGPSGAGKTTLLRLLYGALTPTSGQVLVDGQNVSRMTPSQIPFLRRSIGVVFQDFKLLQNRTVFENVAITLEVLGWGRADIGKKVMHILKQMGIASKVNLTPQRLSGGEQQRVALARALVNDPKILLADEPTGNLDDSNKEQILSIFKDANARGTTVVVATHDRRLIENSHKRLVSLIKGDIVEQVDPKEEDSCKSA; encoded by the coding sequence ATGATTCAGCTGCATAATGTGTTTTTGTCCTACCAGAAGGATGCCACCGCCCTGAACAACATTTCCCTGCGTATCGCCAAAGGGGAGTTCGTCTTTCTCACCGGCCCCTCGGGAGCCGGAAAAACGACGTTGCTGCGCCTTTTATACGGCGCCCTGACGCCCACCTCCGGTCAGGTGCTGGTGGACGGCCAGAACGTCTCCCGCATGACCCCCTCCCAGATACCCTTTCTGCGGCGCTCCATCGGTGTGGTTTTCCAGGATTTCAAGCTGCTGCAGAACCGCACGGTATTCGAGAATGTGGCCATCACCCTGGAGGTGCTGGGGTGGGGACGGGCCGACATCGGCAAGAAGGTCATGCATATCCTCAAACAGATGGGGATAGCGTCCAAGGTCAACCTGACCCCGCAGCGGCTCTCCGGCGGTGAGCAGCAGCGCGTTGCCCTGGCCCGTGCCCTGGTCAACGACCCCAAGATCCTGCTGGCTGACGAACCGACCGGCAATCTGGACGACAGCAACAAGGAGCAGATCCTCTCAATTTTCAAGGACGCCAATGCCCGCGGCACCACGGTTGTGGTGGCCACCCACGATCGGCGCCTGATCGAAAACAGCCACAAGCGGCTGGTAAGCCTCATCAAGGGAGATATCGTTGAACAAGTGGACCCAAAAGAAGAAGATAGCTGCAAATCAGCCTAG
- a CDS encoding type IV pilin protein, with product MIVVSIIGILAAIAVPHYQWSVIKAREAVLREDLYNLRSVIDQFYADQGKYPDALTDLSDKRYLRDIPKDPFTGKNDSWVTVAPPPEGAAPAEEGSSSPLVDVPGASGASAGSGNVYDVHSGSNLVGSNGVPYNEW from the coding sequence ATGATCGTGGTGTCCATCATCGGTATCCTGGCGGCCATTGCCGTACCCCACTACCAGTGGAGCGTGATCAAGGCCCGCGAGGCGGTGCTGCGGGAGGACCTGTACAACCTGCGCAGCGTGATCGACCAGTTCTACGCGGACCAGGGCAAGTACCCTGATGCGCTGACTGATTTGTCCGACAAGCGTTACCTGCGCGACATTCCCAAGGATCCCTTTACCGGCAAGAACGACAGCTGGGTGACGGTTGCGCCCCCTCCGGAGGGGGCCGCTCCGGCGGAGGAGGGGAGCAGTTCCCCCTTGGTGGACGTACCTGGCGCATCGGGAGCCTCCGCCGGGTCGGGAAATGTGTACGATGTGCACAGCGGTTCCAACCTGGTGGGGAGTAACGGAGTACCTTACAATGAATGGTGA
- a CDS encoding murein hydrolase activator EnvC family protein, whose product MRVSLLILLALLVALPVRGANPKDELKGVKREIKVKKQLITKTRKVEAVVSSELRDINRNLEQKTSELGRLDRDLQGVESSLDRTGRDIGLATEDANRKKQEIVRRLSSLYKAGELGTLRMFFSSDSIPRMAENSRYMKSVVENDKKIFAEYNEKIRHLRSLKGDLERDAARKERIKNDIAFKKREVEQEKSRKAAYLTKVRNDRASYEASLKELNANAGRLQSMLARLEALSRKRLASRHARTARKPSTRTPGKPATSLPGDSLPPVSDHGFASQRGRMSLPVRGSIIESYGKHKHPEFNSYTFSKGLSIAAGAGSEIRCIYDGTVVFADYFKGYGNMVIVDHGGGYFSLYAHASRILKRVGAQIARNDAVATVGDVDSSRGPLLYFEIRHQGRPLDPAGWVR is encoded by the coding sequence ATGAGAGTTTCGTTACTGATACTGCTGGCGCTGCTGGTTGCCCTGCCTGTCCGGGGTGCGAATCCCAAGGACGAGCTCAAGGGGGTCAAGCGCGAGATCAAGGTCAAGAAGCAGCTGATCACCAAGACCCGCAAGGTTGAGGCGGTCGTCTCCAGTGAGCTGCGCGATATCAACCGCAACCTGGAGCAGAAGACATCGGAACTGGGAAGGCTGGACCGCGACCTGCAAGGGGTGGAATCCAGCCTGGACAGGACCGGCCGTGACATAGGCCTGGCCACGGAAGATGCCAACCGCAAGAAGCAGGAGATTGTGCGCCGGCTCTCCTCACTGTACAAGGCGGGTGAACTGGGCACGTTACGCATGTTCTTCTCCTCTGACTCCATACCTCGCATGGCCGAAAACTCCCGCTACATGAAATCGGTTGTGGAGAACGACAAAAAAATATTCGCGGAGTACAATGAAAAAATACGGCACCTGCGCAGCCTGAAGGGTGATCTGGAGCGGGATGCGGCCCGCAAGGAACGGATCAAGAACGATATCGCCTTCAAGAAACGCGAGGTCGAGCAGGAGAAGAGCAGGAAGGCCGCCTATCTGACCAAGGTGCGCAACGACCGGGCCAGCTACGAGGCCTCACTCAAGGAACTCAACGCCAATGCCGGCCGGTTGCAGAGCATGCTGGCCCGTCTGGAGGCGCTGAGCCGCAAGCGACTCGCTTCGCGCCACGCAAGAACAGCCAGAAAGCCGTCCACCAGAACACCCGGCAAGCCGGCAACCAGCCTGCCGGGCGATTCTCTCCCTCCCGTTTCCGACCATGGTTTCGCATCCCAGCGCGGGCGCATGTCCCTGCCGGTGCGGGGCAGCATCATCGAGTCCTATGGCAAACACAAACATCCCGAGTTCAACTCCTATACATTCAGCAAGGGGCTTTCCATCGCTGCCGGAGCCGGTTCGGAGATCAGGTGCATCTATGATGGCACCGTGGTTTTTGCCGATTATTTCAAGGGATACGGCAACATGGTTATCGTGGACCACGGCGGCGGCTACTTCAGCCTCTATGCCCATGCCTCGCGGATTCTCAAGCGGGTGGGAGCCCAGATTGCCAGAAACGATGCCGTAGCCACGGTGGGCGATGTGGACTCGAGCAGGGGCCCGCTCCTGTACTTCGAGATCAGGCATCAAGGAAGACCACTTGACCCGGCCGGCTGGGTAAGATAA
- a CDS encoding divergent polysaccharide deacetylase family protein, whose product MSKIRPNRKNQSRGGGPTYAALAILAVVILAVIGYLLLTPRKRPFQPLSPPVAGKESRPKVHRPGQRADLPAPPRVTPETLPATPPSVPPETPVKPPLKPEYPAEPPSEVEKAPLPAVVPGGKGRLAIIIDDMGAGMREARSLAAIGVPLTFAIIPGLRSCREVAAFAAGNGIETMIHLPMQSKGWPQQRLESNGLLVAMEEADIRERMEGFARDVPHAVGANNHMGSEFTEHEPQMSTVLGVLKGRGLFFIDSVTTPRSVGQRLAREMGVRSGRRSVFLDNEQNGAYIRGQLNQAVRQARKNGGAIAICHPHPATIATLAAALPTLQQQGVTLVPASRLVR is encoded by the coding sequence GTGTCTAAAATCAGACCAAACCGTAAGAACCAGAGCCGGGGCGGCGGCCCAACCTATGCCGCCCTGGCCATCCTGGCCGTTGTCATTCTCGCCGTCATCGGTTACCTGCTGCTCACCCCGCGCAAGCGCCCGTTCCAGCCGCTGTCCCCGCCGGTGGCCGGGAAAGAGTCCCGGCCCAAGGTGCACCGTCCCGGTCAGCGGGCGGACCTGCCGGCGCCTCCCCGGGTTACACCGGAAACGCTCCCCGCGACACCGCCGTCCGTGCCTCCCGAAACGCCTGTAAAACCGCCCCTGAAACCGGAGTATCCGGCGGAACCGCCGTCAGAGGTGGAGAAGGCGCCCCTGCCCGCCGTGGTGCCGGGGGGCAAGGGGAGGCTGGCCATCATTATCGACGATATGGGGGCCGGCATGCGGGAAGCCCGCTCCCTTGCCGCCATCGGCGTGCCGCTGACGTTTGCGATCATCCCCGGTTTGCGCAGTTGTCGTGAGGTGGCCGCCTTTGCCGCGGGAAACGGCATTGAAACCATGATCCATCTGCCGATGCAGTCCAAGGGGTGGCCGCAGCAGCGGCTGGAATCCAACGGCCTCTTGGTTGCCATGGAGGAAGCCGACATCAGGGAACGGATGGAAGGTTTTGCCAGGGATGTTCCCCATGCCGTGGGAGCCAACAACCATATGGGCTCGGAGTTCACCGAGCATGAACCGCAGATGTCCACGGTGCTGGGGGTGTTGAAGGGGAGGGGGCTCTTCTTCATCGACAGTGTCACCACCCCCCGGAGCGTGGGGCAGCGTCTGGCGCGGGAGATGGGAGTGCGATCGGGGCGGCGCAGCGTGTTCCTGGATAACGAGCAGAACGGTGCCTACATAAGGGGGCAGCTGAACCAAGCGGTGCGTCAGGCCAGGAAAAACGGCGGCGCCATAGCCATCTGCCATCCCCATCCGGCTACAATTGCAACCCTGGCAGCTGCGCTCCCGACATTACAGCAGCAGGGGGTCACCCTGGTGCCCGCCTCACGGCTCGTGAGATGA
- a CDS encoding polyprenyl synthetase family protein has product MDLKAYLKEQCARVDAALDSYLPRETELPHSLHKAMRYSVFAGGKRVRPILMLAACQAVGGDTEVAIPAACAMEMIHTYSLIHDDLPAMDDDDFRRGNPTNHKVFGEAVAILAGDALLTEAFKLLSNPACAAGVPSEARLAVIHQIASCAGSHGMVGGQVVDMESEGKSDIDLPTVQYIHTHKTGALIKAAVVAGALLGGADREKLAAITRYGSAAGLAFQIADDILDIEGTTEEIGKDAGSDQARGKATYPAVMGLAAAKQEATTMMDEAFKALEIFGSEADPLREIARYIVTRKK; this is encoded by the coding sequence ATGGACCTGAAAGCATACCTGAAAGAGCAGTGCGCCCGCGTAGATGCGGCGCTGGACAGCTACCTCCCCCGGGAGACGGAACTCCCCCACAGCCTGCACAAGGCCATGCGCTACTCGGTCTTCGCCGGCGGCAAGCGGGTGCGCCCGATTCTGATGCTGGCCGCCTGCCAGGCCGTGGGAGGTGATACGGAGGTGGCCATCCCGGCTGCCTGCGCCATGGAGATGATCCACACCTACTCCCTGATCCATGACGACCTGCCTGCCATGGACGACGACGATTTCCGGCGCGGCAACCCCACCAATCACAAGGTGTTCGGTGAGGCCGTGGCCATTCTGGCCGGCGACGCGCTCCTGACCGAGGCGTTCAAGTTGCTCTCCAATCCGGCCTGCGCGGCCGGCGTGCCGTCCGAGGCTCGTCTGGCGGTGATCCACCAGATCGCCTCCTGCGCCGGTTCCCACGGCATGGTGGGGGGGCAGGTGGTTGACATGGAGAGCGAGGGGAAGAGCGACATCGACCTCCCCACGGTGCAGTACATCCACACCCACAAGACCGGCGCCCTGATCAAGGCGGCCGTGGTGGCTGGCGCCCTTTTGGGCGGCGCGGACCGGGAGAAACTGGCCGCCATAACCCGTTACGGCTCGGCAGCAGGTCTGGCCTTCCAGATCGCCGACGATATCCTGGACATCGAGGGGACCACCGAAGAGATCGGCAAGGACGCGGGAAGCGACCAGGCCCGCGGCAAGGCCACCTATCCGGCGGTGATGGGGCTTGCGGCAGCCAAGCAGGAAGCCACAACCATGATGGACGAAGCCTTCAAGGCGCTGGAGATCTTCGGCAGCGAGGCCGATCCCCTGCGGGAAATCGCACGCTATATCGTCACGCGCAAGAAGTAG
- a CDS encoding type II secretion system protein — translation MLKNLTMTRGVTLIELVVTVTILAILASAILPLAEMSARRTRELELRRNLRIIRTAIDDFNKRYEKSLTEKKLQDVTNKSGYPATLQELVEGYDFGEVTPPRRKFLRRIPADPFNPPRGAEEPQWGLRSYNDKPDSTTWGGEDVYDVYSLSEGTAIDGTKYKDW, via the coding sequence ATGCTGAAGAATCTGACCATGACCAGGGGCGTTACCCTGATTGAGCTGGTGGTAACGGTTACCATCCTGGCGATCCTGGCTTCGGCGATCCTGCCCCTGGCCGAGATGAGCGCCCGGCGTACCCGCGAACTGGAGTTGCGTCGCAACCTGCGCATCATTCGCACCGCAATTGACGATTTCAACAAACGCTACGAAAAGTCGCTGACCGAGAAGAAACTACAGGATGTGACCAACAAGTCGGGGTATCCGGCAACACTGCAGGAACTGGTGGAAGGATATGATTTCGGGGAGGTTACGCCTCCCCGGCGCAAATTCTTGCGACGGATTCCGGCCGATCCCTTCAACCCGCCGCGGGGCGCGGAAGAACCCCAATGGGGGCTGCGCTCCTACAACGACAAGCCTGATTCGACCACCTGGGGTGGAGAAGATGTGTACGATGTCTATTCACTCAGCGAAGGAACCGCCATTGACGGCACAAAGTACAAGGACTGGTAA
- the ftsX gene encoding permease-like cell division protein FtsX, with the protein MNKWTQKKKIAANQPSKRPPLAGEGFGGRLGYYVRRALVNIRQNVFVNVVTIGTIALALLIVSLFLLVFVNMESAADNWSERVQVTVYFDHELTPQEQTGFRTRIQAIGGVSRVTYVSRDEALKRFKGRLRGQEALLEGVLPEILPTSLEISLKRSSRDTLSVETFVGALKRIPGITEVQYGEEWVRRFNIFLNFMRLVGALLGAFLVVAVLFIVSNTIKLTIYARRDELEVMSLVGATRFFIKAPFLVEGIVQGGAGALIAVTLLFGLYELFLYNADSFLTFNPATSGLSFLPPEYIGALLLSGVLLGFMGSLTSLRRFI; encoded by the coding sequence TTGAACAAGTGGACCCAAAAGAAGAAGATAGCTGCAAATCAGCCTAGCAAACGCCCTCCCCTGGCGGGGGAGGGTTTTGGCGGGCGGCTGGGGTATTATGTCAGGCGCGCCTTGGTCAACATCCGCCAGAATGTGTTCGTCAACGTGGTTACCATCGGCACCATCGCCCTGGCGCTGCTGATCGTCTCGCTGTTTCTGCTTGTGTTCGTCAACATGGAGAGCGCCGCGGACAACTGGAGCGAGCGGGTCCAGGTGACGGTCTATTTCGATCATGAACTGACGCCCCAGGAGCAGACCGGCTTCCGCACCAGGATCCAGGCCATTGGGGGGGTGTCCCGCGTGACCTACGTCTCCCGCGATGAGGCGCTGAAGCGCTTCAAGGGCAGGCTGCGCGGCCAGGAGGCGCTCCTGGAGGGGGTCCTGCCGGAGATCCTGCCCACCTCCCTGGAGATCTCCCTCAAACGCTCCAGTCGCGACACCCTTTCCGTTGAAACCTTTGTCGGCGCTCTGAAACGGATTCCGGGTATCACGGAGGTGCAGTACGGCGAGGAGTGGGTCAGGCGCTTCAACATTTTCCTCAATTTCATGCGTCTGGTGGGGGCGCTCTTGGGAGCATTCCTGGTGGTGGCGGTGCTGTTCATCGTCTCCAATACCATCAAGCTGACCATCTATGCCCGTCGTGACGAACTGGAGGTCATGTCCCTGGTGGGCGCCACCCGCTTTTTCATCAAGGCCCCCTTCCTGGTGGAGGGGATCGTTCAGGGGGGGGCGGGGGCACTGATCGCGGTGACACTTCTGTTCGGGCTGTACGAGCTGTTCCTGTACAACGCCGATAGTTTCCTGACCTTTAATCCTGCCACATCCGGCCTGTCGTTCCTTCCCCCCGAATATATCGGTGCACTGCTCCTGTCCGGGGTCCTGCTCGGCTTCATGGGCAGCCTGACATCGCTCAGGCGTTTCATCTGA